ctaatcaacctggttagcattgttagcatagttagcattgttagcatttttagcacaactgctaaaatgattagctaagttagctaatcaacgtggttagcattgctaacatagttagcaatgttagcatagttagaatttttagcattactgctagaaatcatcagctaagttaacttatcaacctggttagcattgttagcatagctaacaTTTTAGAacacctgttagaaatcattagttaagttagaacagtctgaatgtttaagctttaaaatgtctaccttaacactatcaactctctttaaactatgcaaccaccatgtttaccctagctacaccttagtaaccatatctacatttttttgcattttcatgcactggtaattccttggaattgcatttctagttaccaCTTGAAGTTGCTTTCTGTTCGACAGCGTCTGTCTGGGTACGGGGCATTCGTCATGTTTCAACCATTTCTTATATGGTCCCCTGAGGATGTGTGGACGAGGCATTTGAGCAACGAAAAAAGGTGAGTAGGCTTATTATTTTCCCGGCTTCTGACGCTATAATAAAACTAGTTCTATAGTTCTAGATTGTGGAGCGTGGGCATAACGTTAATAACGGTTGTTTAAGGAGTATTGACATTAACTGCAAATATCAGCGACGTCGACATGTACGCTTTGTGCGATTTTTACGAGGAAGGGGTATATGACATTGTGATCACAGACTGGATTGAAGATAAAAACGGGAATGGGATTCAGCCGGGAATGGATGCGATTGTTAATTGGAGGAAAGGCAAAAGAGTAGTCAGATCACCTGCGTTGGTGAAGGCGATCAGTGGTAGGTGCTAGCTTAGCTAAGTCTTTAGcttggttatgctatttggtagACGCATTTAAATGCCTttaaagcgacatacaaataaaaacaatacaatcattaatttaacagtgaacaatttcaaaaagttggtcagactacagtcTTAACCATGGGTAGCATTGGTACAGTCCTAGCTTTGTGTCAACAACGTTAGCGGCTAGCTAACTCACTACGTAAAGCTTTGCATCGATACAATGTATTGATATGTAGTAACGGTGTAAGGCTGTAAGCTGTTGATCTGCAACTATCTGCAACTATGTTGTGTTTCTTTATAGATGATAAGAGGGAGTTGTTTGAAGATGCCAAATCCATTTATGGCGTTGGAAAACAAAAGGATTTTGGAcgtgggaaaagagagaagagggacaaCCCTAAGTTCCTTAAGGAGAACCGTGTAAGTAGGCATACCTTAGTCTACATGGCTGTTCACAGACGCCCTCGTATTATGACTGACGAcgttcacacacataaactataacgtgAAGAAGGAAATCGTGGGGATCACTACAGAGCTATTTTGAGAACGACAAAAAGATAATCAAAGAATTGTCATCATATTTTAGCAATAACCTacattaacacaaggagagactttgcCTTGGTCAGTGATGACACTTTTATCATTTAATCTCAGATTTAATATGGCATTTAGAACACCATCACTCATAGTATAGTTTAAGGTTTACCTAAAATTGCATAACATGAAACATGAGTGCTGTAGACCGTTATTTGCCAAGGTATGCTCATGCATTTTTAAAATCCCCTTAACTCCCCATAGGACTTTTGGCTATCCAAAatgcataggctactgacaatCAAATGCTTAGGCTACTGCACATGCACCCCTCTGAGCCGCTGGCAGGACGGTGTGCATAAAGTGGTTTTAATGATCTATTCCTATTTTTGCAGACGACCGACCAgttggagaaaaaagaaaaagaaaaaagagaaaacagttTTAATCGAGCAGAGGGCAGCATACTGGCGCAGATGTCTACACAGCCAGCTGTAAGAGAattcaatagcctactcaaaaCACAGATTGTCTCAATACACTCATTACCTCTAACAACaccaacctagcggtgagcgcagtgCATACGTGCAATATGATTTCCCCCTTCACATTTACTTCACCTCTTTATTTCTAGAGCATCAGCTCAGAGAGCGATACGGACTGTGACACCGACTATGAGCCCCTGGCTAAAAAGACCAAACTGGAGCTGCAGATGAAATTGGATATGCCTAAGGAGGAAATAAGTCAGCTAAAAAGAGAAAATGCAAAGTTGCGGGAGGCTTTGTGTTTGCTTGATGGTATGTacaagtttttttgtttttttttaaatagtgatCCTTAAAAGTATTTGCAATCACCTAGCTTTACTTTGTAATATTTGAAAGTGGtgtaacactttagtttggggtgtcgctgttgcagtgtacctacctaattaggtacagtggtacaacctgtgtaacaacatgtactatcaggtactaccATTGTACTTGCctcatgtatttgtgggtacctacatatagttgttacattgtaatactgagtgcttttacaaaactttgccaatttgcctacatttttcatcagaagcaaagggctgacctTTGACCGGTGCATCTGCTGCTTGTGCCTCTGCTTCTGGTGCTCTCCAGACGGCCTGCCTAGCGACTGAATTCCGCCGGGTTGGTCTGATCAGCTACGGGATGTGCATCATCTATTGCCCTGGGACTTTTATCGGCCGTCTACTGATGCAGTCATTTGGACTAataagttggcgtggacttttctgatttagtttgcttttattatttatttgatctgtgtttgttttttgtccgTCTTGTAATGTCTTGGTGTCTTGgagtcacgggtacgctggcgattacgccgctccgtccggcatcttttgtcttgtgccaactttgtcttttgagtgtttgtctgtgttgtttttattatttgttgattttttgtctgatgtctgtgtttgtatgtcttgtgccacgggtacgctggctagTACGCCGCTCCGTACGGCATTTCTTTATGTAgcgatttgttattttttaaatttgtttgtttgtcttggtgtcacgcttGGTGGGCACGCTGGtgactacgccgctccgtctagcctctgttgtcttatgtaccctatgtttcttgtttgtctgactgtttgttttacagcactttggtcaactgtggttgttttttaaagtgctatataaataaattgacattgacattgacattgacctGAGacggggtaaatctggtcatgaaagatttgatatacaaaccattcttagctccagtcaaggggtcattgtcttcagtgtacatgtaacagctgtgctgctacaaccttgttacgggtttatgtcactgtatcaaagagtaataagtgtgtaccaacacagttgataaatgtaacagctgcactgctacacctttgttactctttgatactgtggaataaacctgttaaatgtaccagttaattacttgcatgcacatatgacatgtatgttgtgtctttgatgtcttggaacatgtctgccattaccctatgtagcacatgtatcaactgtgttggtcctacactgtaacagcgacaccccaaactaaagtgttaccgaaagtGGTATTGTTAGCCTTTTTGATGAtgcatccttggttcggttcaaaactggtggaaatgcgggctggttcagtaaatagcaccacggttcaaagaattctcaACGGCATCAGTTCAAGAACTGGTTCACTGTCGGTGGAAAACCACAATGTCTACCCTTAGGTCTCATGGAGGACACTGAGATGGGGCCCATATTTTGTTGGATGTTGACTAATAGTGAGATGCAGTTCTACTGAAATGTTTAAATGATGTCCCTTATGTACACTAACACTTGCACATTGACATTTGCAGAACTCCCTGGTCTTATCAAGGAcataaaaaaactgaaaaaggcTCAGAGTAAGTGTACACTTGTTTTATAATGGTAGAATTTTAGAATAAGATTTTTAGGCAGTGCTCCCCAACCAGTTTCAATACTTCGATGTGTGCGTTTTTACATTTGCACAATTTGTGCGATTCTTTCAGGTGAGGCATTACCATTGCTGccatcaccagcagcagcagcaccaccaccacccccagcagcagcagcagcagccgcagccgcagcagcaccaccaccaccccccctagcagcagcagcaggcacttCAGCTGGGCTGACAGTCCAACAGGACAGTTCAGAAATGGTAAGACCAATGCCTGTTCAAAATAGCTtaaattaaagagaccctatgcaactttctgcaggagacgatcgctccttgtttacatctggaagtctgagacgaagaacaacgcttgcaatttatatatttagatatagcctatacatgtaaaaatatacacgctaaagctgtcggggaagctctgcagagaaaatgcaagcataaaacgagcgaaaacgaaaaactaaaccgaaaccagagatgaaatcgccaatcctgcatagttcctcttcaAGGCCTTGTTCACGTACCtagatttctttttctttctttttttttttttaaaggatattTTGTTATGCGTTTGTTTTCACGTTAACACAGATCCATACACACTGGAATGCAAAAGGATTCCAAACAACATCTTAATCAAAGTTCAATCGAATATCCGAGAATAAACTTTAAGGTAAATTTAAAATCTACGAATGGCTGCGCTAAAgggaagctaaaaaaaaaatacatcagcACTTACACCCAAGCCAATAATGAAAATACTGATGCACTGTCAGATGTTACTGTAGAtgaacacacccatgactggtTAAGAAACATCAGAACTATGATTAGAGCCAAAATGCCTAATAACAAAACGCAGACAGGTGcaaaaacattaggctacatctccacacacaagtAATCAGGAACCACCATGTGTAGGCCAACATATCCTGCGATCTCATATCCAATCAGGAAGAATTAATAGAATATATCTGCATTTTGACCCTCTGGAGcctaaatccccccccccccctgtttttgacctttgacctttgtcctttgaattttttttttttaaacagttgtGAATTATgattaaaaagtaatttcattacatccactttagtctcatataattattgtggaggacctctagaatataaccatatgtggcACTTTTGCATAGGTGTTTTTAGTTAATTTTTAGTGTTAATAAAGGAATGTAATAACACTGCTGTGATGTTGGCTAAGTGTGGTAGGCTATTGAGTATTCACTTGCTTGGCTCAATAGTGTTCACGGACAACGTCATAGCCCAGCTAGTGCACCATAGCAATTCATAACTTCCTACTTCTCAGATAATACTGCAATTGCTCATGCCACAGCGGGCCAGAATAGAAAACACAACCTACCTTATCTTCATACTTGTAAGTTCTTTAGGTTTTGAACTGACAAACCCACTCTCACTCGTGCTAAATTGCTTAATTGTGCTTCTTTTCTGTTCAGGTGGAACTTGAGAGGGGTGTCCTCATGAGCAAATACATTCTGTTCAGGCTCTCCAAGGAGCCAAAGAAAAGAATTTTGGAGCTCATGAATGCTCTTTTCACCCGGAGAGAGATGGCCATGTCCTCTCTTACCGGGAGGACGACCAATGCCTTCAGGGACCATGAGGCAAAACCCCAACTTTGCCCAAAGAAGGTGTCGGCAATCTGTTGTAAGTAACCCGTATTGCAATGCTGTTGTTTCACTTGAAATGCTAACATGAATAACTACAAGCCTAATCCTGTAGATCAAATTCATACCAAAGGTGTTTTGTTGGGTTGAGGTCGGGACTCTTTGCTGGCCAGTGaggttcatccacaccaaactctgtcatccatgtctttatggaccttgctttgtgcactggtgcagtcatATTGGAACAGGGATGGGCCATCCCCAAATTGGGCTTGGCCcgttagttccag
The genomic region above belongs to Sardina pilchardus chromosome 20, fSarPil1.1, whole genome shotgun sequence and contains:
- the LOC134068222 gene encoding BEN domain-containing protein 6-like, which translates into the protein MLCFFIDDKRELFEDAKSIYGVGKQKDFGRGKREKRDNPKFLKENRTTDQLEKKEKEKRENSFNRAEGSILAQMSTQPASISSESDTDCDTDYEPLAKKTKLELQMKLDMPKEEISQLKRENAKLREALCLLDELPGLIKDIKKLKKAQSEALPLLPSPAAAAPPPPPAAAAAAAAAAAPPPPPLAAAAGTSAGLTVQQDSSEMVELERGVLMSKYILFRLSKEPKKRILELMNALFTRREMAMSSLTGRTTNAFRDHEAKPQLCPKKVSAICCVVRLPEIPKKLQPLKPLVRKPLESVVRYLEAHPCPPKPEGQRTATITTSSMTPIKSSPILNNGSPTILGKRNYEQHNGLEGTKPKALTPQWDIMSKRVCEPGRTAPPLQDQVHELD